In Zobellia roscoffensis, the following are encoded in one genomic region:
- a CDS encoding mannitol dehydrogenase family protein yields MQNPLYLNIENVGALQNRALIPAFDRDKIKTSIAHIGISNFHRAHQAYYMHELIENHDEFNFGICGIDLLDADRKIYNVLKDQDGLYCLMVKDANGSHQIKVIGSIVEYFFGPENPMAVIERLAHPDIEIISLTIAEDGYHLNEITGEFDQENPVVAEDMRNPFYPKTVFGYLMQAFKLRKFRGLAGCTILSCDNIKGNGDTMKASFFNYVNKMEPELLPWLKENTTFPNSMVDRITPLTRPEDIETLKNDFLIEDQWPVVCEPFANWVIEDNFFHGRPQWEKVGVQFVEHIEFYDKMKLQLLNAGHTLLGILGTLHGYKTVGEAANDEDFMYFLKTFMDAEVIPVLDKAEVHLVENYKSTLIARFKNPYIYDSLSRICDESSAKVPIFILPTVRTQLSKDKVIDRAAFVIAAWCTYYDGLDDQGKTYKISDSISNVLIRRATQSQQNPIRFLEIESVFGDLKSSPIFVEKYVRYLNYIRTRTIKECIKDFNSGLL; encoded by the coding sequence ATGCAAAACCCATTATACTTAAATATTGAGAATGTAGGCGCGCTACAGAATAGGGCGTTGATTCCTGCATTTGATCGAGATAAAATTAAAACAAGTATTGCACATATTGGGATAAGCAATTTTCATAGAGCGCATCAGGCATATTATATGCACGAGCTGATAGAAAATCATGATGAATTTAATTTTGGTATATGCGGAATAGACCTTTTGGATGCAGACCGAAAAATTTATAATGTTCTAAAGGATCAAGACGGGCTGTATTGCTTGATGGTGAAAGATGCCAATGGTTCCCATCAAATAAAAGTTATAGGCTCTATTGTAGAGTACTTTTTTGGTCCTGAAAATCCCATGGCGGTCATTGAAAGACTTGCTCATCCGGATATCGAGATTATTTCGTTGACCATTGCCGAAGACGGATATCACTTGAACGAGATAACAGGAGAGTTTGATCAGGAGAATCCGGTTGTTGCCGAAGATATGAGAAACCCCTTTTATCCAAAAACCGTTTTTGGATATTTGATGCAAGCCTTTAAGTTGAGGAAGTTCCGAGGTCTTGCAGGTTGTACCATTCTATCATGTGACAATATAAAAGGCAACGGAGATACGATGAAAGCTTCTTTTTTCAACTACGTTAATAAGATGGAGCCCGAACTGCTGCCGTGGCTAAAGGAGAACACTACGTTTCCAAATTCAATGGTAGATCGAATTACACCGCTAACCCGCCCGGAAGACATTGAAACTTTAAAAAACGACTTTTTAATTGAGGACCAATGGCCAGTGGTCTGCGAGCCTTTTGCGAACTGGGTGATCGAGGATAATTTTTTTCACGGAAGGCCACAGTGGGAAAAGGTAGGTGTACAGTTTGTGGAGCATATTGAGTTTTATGATAAAATGAAACTTCAGTTGCTTAATGCGGGACATACCCTATTGGGTATCTTGGGTACGCTTCACGGATATAAAACCGTAGGTGAGGCTGCAAACGATGAAGACTTTATGTATTTCCTGAAAACTTTTATGGATGCAGAGGTCATTCCTGTTCTCGATAAGGCCGAGGTTCATTTGGTAGAAAATTATAAGTCCACTTTGATTGCTAGATTTAAGAACCCTTATATATATGATAGCCTTTCCAGGATTTGCGATGAAAGTTCTGCAAAAGTCCCAATTTTTATTTTGCCGACGGTGCGGACACAGTTGTCAAAAGACAAGGTTATAGACAGGGCTGCTTTTGTTATTGCCGCATGGTGTACATATTATGATGGTTTGGATGATCAAGGTAAAACATATAAAATTTCAGACTCTATAAGTAATGTTCTGATTAGAAGGGCCACTCAGTCTCAGCAGAATCCGATTAGGTTTTTAGAAATCGAATCTGTTTTTGGCGATTTAAAAAGCAGTCCAATTTTTGTGGAAAAGTACGTGCGCTATCTAAATTATATTAGAACGCGCACGATTAAAGAGTGTATAAAAGATTTTAATTCTGGTCTGTTATAG
- a CDS encoding NUDIX hydrolase gives MDFRKLDNVSVNCVIFGLGPEGLYVLLQKRTLNMFRKEYPVIDDWVITGERAFTNKTLEESANSIFKSITNLNEFNRVQFHTYGNTSRIKTDKDLLWTKSKGLKAQSMTIAYYFVQPKKNIQLTDDDFKWFPVKALPELGFDHKKIIDDAQEDLKQKIMVEPIIFDLISHKFTLNELQIAFESVLNIEIDNRNFRKKVLKKIYIVPLNETRKGNAKKPSKLYVFSRDVYNKVTEKDLIINI, from the coding sequence ATGGATTTTAGAAAACTGGATAACGTATCTGTCAATTGTGTCATTTTTGGCTTAGGCCCAGAAGGTTTGTATGTTCTTTTGCAAAAACGTACGCTAAATATGTTCCGAAAAGAGTACCCGGTAATTGATGACTGGGTTATAACAGGAGAACGTGCTTTCACAAACAAAACTTTAGAGGAATCTGCTAACAGTATCTTTAAAAGTATAACCAACCTTAACGAATTCAATAGGGTTCAGTTTCACACCTACGGCAATACCTCTAGAATTAAAACCGACAAAGATTTATTATGGACCAAAAGCAAAGGACTAAAGGCACAATCCATGACCATTGCGTATTATTTTGTACAGCCTAAAAAGAACATTCAATTAACCGATGATGACTTTAAGTGGTTTCCCGTAAAAGCTTTGCCGGAATTGGGTTTTGACCACAAAAAAATAATTGATGACGCTCAGGAAGATTTGAAGCAAAAAATCATGGTTGAGCCTATAATATTTGATTTGATATCGCATAAGTTTACGTTAAATGAACTTCAAATTGCTTTTGAGTCTGTCCTGAACATTGAAATTGACAACCGAAATTTCCGAAAAAAAGTACTGAAGAAAATTTATATTGTTCCTTTGAACGAAACCCGAAAGGGCAATGCAAAAAAACCTTCTAAACTCTATGTTTTTAGCCGAGATGTGTATAATAAAGTAACGGAGAAAGACCTCATCATAAATATTTAA
- a CDS encoding T9SS type A sorting domain-containing protein translates to MKHFYLLITFLCISFCYGQESQGNGDIKGFKLYPNPVTNGKVYISTSETSPKQILIYDVLGTQVLETKINGEELYLSNIDAGVYVLRVYQNNKVATRKLIIK, encoded by the coding sequence ATGAAGCACTTTTACCTCTTAATTACTTTCTTGTGTATTTCCTTTTGCTATGGGCAAGAATCCCAGGGCAATGGGGATATTAAAGGTTTTAAACTTTACCCGAATCCGGTTACGAACGGTAAAGTTTATATTAGCACTTCTGAAACTTCGCCTAAACAAATCTTGATTTATGATGTTTTGGGAACACAGGTTTTAGAAACCAAAATTAATGGTGAGGAACTGTATCTTTCAAATATTGATGCGGGAGTTTATGTATTGCGTGTTTACCAAAACAACAAAGTAGCTACCAGAAAGCTGATTATAAAATAG
- a CDS encoding T9SS type A sorting domain-containing protein: MRATYFMLLLMFTISMSAQNSFDFQNQSKEEIPGFKLYPNPAFNDVVNVITRDNQVKQIKVYDVFGKIVLTDQISKSNLNISRLVPGVYVLQVTENKKTSNRKLVVK, encoded by the coding sequence ATGCGTGCTACCTACTTTATGCTTTTACTAATGTTCACCATTAGTATGTCCGCCCAAAATTCCTTTGATTTCCAAAATCAGAGCAAAGAAGAAATTCCTGGTTTTAAACTTTATCCCAACCCCGCTTTTAATGATGTGGTGAATGTCATTACCAGAGACAACCAAGTAAAACAAATTAAGGTTTATGATGTTTTTGGTAAGATTGTCCTAACCGATCAAATCTCCAAAAGCAATCTAAATATTTCTAGACTGGTACCCGGAGTATATGTACTTCAAGTAACCGAAAACAAAAAAACGAGCAACCGAAAATTGGTCGTAAAATAA
- a CDS encoding FKBP-type peptidyl-prolyl cis-trans isomerase codes for MSQVKQNDKVKVHYTGKLASGEVFDSSVERGEPIEFTMGQGELIPGFEKGLIDMKVNEKKTVNIPKEEAYGMPKEELIQEVPKSQLPQDIEPKVGMGLVSQTQSGQEINLLVTDVKEESIVVDGNHPLAGKDLVFDLEVVEIL; via the coding sequence ATGAGTCAAGTTAAACAAAACGATAAAGTAAAAGTACATTACACAGGAAAGTTGGCTTCAGGTGAAGTTTTTGATAGCTCTGTTGAAAGAGGAGAGCCTATTGAATTTACTATGGGTCAAGGTGAATTGATACCTGGTTTTGAAAAAGGTCTTATTGATATGAAGGTCAATGAGAAAAAAACCGTTAACATCCCAAAAGAGGAAGCTTACGGAATGCCTAAAGAGGAATTGATACAAGAAGTGCCTAAAAGTCAATTGCCACAGGATATAGAGCCAAAAGTAGGTATGGGGCTTGTTTCTCAGACTCAAAGTGGTCAGGAAATTAATCTTTTGGTCACAGATGTAAAGGAAGAAAGTATTGTTGTAGATGGTAATCACCCTTTAGCAGGTAAAGACCTTGTTTTTGACCTTGAAGTGGTAGAGATATTATAA
- a CDS encoding LuxE/PaaK family acyltransferase, producing MDGTEIFKIDSQIEFDAQALKVFKHQFRTNAVYREFCSYLKKSDENVTQVSEIPFLPISFFKSKEIISGEKHPKTIFTSSGTTGNETSKHFVNRISLYEQSFRKAFEQFYGKVEDYCVLALLPSYLEREGSSLIYMVDDMIKESKHVDSGFYLNNLDSLRDKLIQLDKNGQKILLIGVSFALLDMVEKHSLQLKNTVIMETGGMKGRRKELIREELHEILKAGFGVPVIHSEYGMTELLSQGYSKGNGIFETPPWMKILIRDTEDPLTYQNHGKTGGINVIDLANIDSCAFIATQDLGKTYENGTFEVLGRFDHSDVRGCNLMVL from the coding sequence ATGGACGGTACCGAAATTTTTAAAATTGATTCTCAAATTGAATTTGATGCACAGGCTCTAAAAGTTTTTAAGCATCAGTTCCGAACCAATGCCGTGTACCGTGAATTTTGTTCTTATTTAAAGAAATCCGACGAAAATGTAACTCAAGTTTCAGAAATACCTTTCCTGCCTATCTCTTTTTTTAAGTCGAAAGAAATTATTTCTGGCGAAAAACATCCTAAAACTATTTTTACAAGTAGTGGAACCACCGGAAACGAAACCAGTAAACACTTTGTTAACCGCATTTCCCTTTACGAACAAAGTTTCCGCAAGGCTTTTGAACAATTCTACGGTAAAGTTGAAGATTATTGCGTTCTAGCTTTACTACCTTCTTATCTTGAACGGGAAGGATCATCACTCATTTACATGGTAGATGATATGATAAAAGAAAGCAAACATGTAGATAGTGGGTTTTACCTCAACAACCTTGATAGTTTGAGGGATAAATTGATTCAGCTGGATAAAAACGGTCAAAAAATACTACTCATAGGTGTTTCCTTTGCTCTTCTAGACATGGTGGAAAAGCATTCGCTCCAATTGAAAAATACGGTCATTATGGAGACTGGAGGCATGAAAGGACGAAGAAAGGAATTAATTCGCGAAGAACTACACGAAATTTTAAAAGCAGGATTTGGTGTGCCGGTTATACATTCGGAATATGGAATGACAGAACTACTATCCCAAGGGTATTCCAAAGGAAACGGCATTTTTGAAACCCCACCATGGATGAAAATATTAATCCGTGATACCGAAGACCCGCTAACTTACCAAAACCACGGAAAAACCGGAGGTATCAATGTCATTGATTTGGCCAATATTGATTCCTGCGCATTTATAGCTACCCAAGATTTAGGCAAGACCTATGAAAATGGCACATTTGAAGTACTGGGCCGTTTTGACCATTCAGATGTTAGGGGTTGTAATCTAATGGTTCTTTAA
- the tyrS gene encoding tyrosine--tRNA ligase codes for MTSNFVEELKWRGMLHDAMPGTEEHLMNEMQSAYVGIDPTADSLHIGHLVGVMMLRHFQLAGHKPYALIGGATGMIGDPSGKSAERNLLDEATLRHNQEGIKNQLSRFLDFDSDADNAALLVNNYDWMKDFSFLDFIRDVGKHITVNYMMAKDSVRKRLSAESKEGMSFTEFTYQMVQGYDFLYLYQNHNCTLQMGGSDQWGNITTGTELIRRIGGGKGYALTCPLITKADGTKFGKTEGGNIWLDSERTSPYKFYQYWLNTSDADAEKYIKIFTFLSKDEIDTLVKEHQEAPHMRILQKRLAEEITVMVHSQEDLENAQKASNILFGKSTSEDLKGLNEKTFLDVFDGVPQAEVSNSELTPGLDMIGALADKTGFLASNSEARRELKQNSISVNKEKVKADYLITENDLINGKFVLLQRGKKNYFVLVVN; via the coding sequence ATGACTTCAAACTTTGTAGAAGAATTAAAATGGAGAGGCATGCTGCACGACGCAATGCCTGGAACCGAAGAGCACCTAATGAACGAAATGCAATCTGCATACGTAGGTATTGATCCTACGGCAGATTCACTACATATTGGCCACTTGGTGGGGGTAATGATGTTACGTCATTTTCAATTGGCAGGCCATAAGCCATATGCCCTTATTGGTGGTGCCACGGGTATGATCGGTGATCCTTCTGGTAAATCTGCGGAGCGTAATCTATTGGACGAGGCAACACTACGCCATAATCAAGAAGGAATAAAAAATCAACTGTCACGGTTTTTAGATTTTGATAGTGATGCCGATAATGCTGCTCTTTTGGTCAACAATTATGATTGGATGAAGGATTTCTCTTTCTTGGATTTCATACGGGATGTTGGCAAGCATATTACTGTTAACTATATGATGGCGAAGGATTCTGTAAGAAAGCGACTTTCTGCAGAATCCAAAGAAGGGATGTCTTTTACCGAGTTTACCTACCAGATGGTTCAAGGATATGATTTTCTATATTTATACCAGAACCATAACTGTACATTGCAGATGGGAGGTAGTGATCAATGGGGGAATATCACTACGGGTACGGAATTGATCAGAAGAATTGGCGGAGGAAAAGGGTATGCCTTAACATGCCCATTGATTACCAAGGCAGATGGTACTAAATTCGGTAAGACCGAGGGAGGTAATATCTGGTTGGATTCCGAGCGCACATCTCCTTACAAGTTTTACCAATATTGGTTGAACACATCAGATGCAGATGCTGAAAAGTATATTAAGATATTTACGTTCCTTTCTAAGGATGAGATAGATACATTGGTGAAAGAGCATCAGGAAGCGCCACATATGCGCATCTTACAAAAGCGACTTGCAGAAGAAATTACCGTTATGGTTCATTCGCAAGAAGATTTGGAGAATGCTCAAAAAGCGAGTAACATTCTTTTTGGGAAGTCAACATCTGAAGACTTAAAAGGTTTGAACGAAAAGACATTTTTAGATGTTTTTGATGGTGTTCCACAGGCTGAAGTTTCTAATTCTGAACTTACACCAGGATTGGACATGATCGGTGCTTTGGCAGATAAAACAGGATTTTTGGCTTCTAATAGTGAAGCAAGAAGAGAGCTGAAACAAAATTCTATTTCAGTAAATAAAGAAAAGGTAAAAGCAGATTACCTCATCACGGAAAATGATTTGATCAATGGTAAGTTTGTTTTGCTGCAACGGGGTAAAAAGAACTATTTTGTTCTGGTAGTTAACTAG